In the genome of Sardina pilchardus chromosome 14, fSarPil1.1, whole genome shotgun sequence, the window ACAAAGTTTTAGAATCTTCTCGTTAATCCTTGGTTTAGACCTGCCTTgccttaacttaacttaactttactttctgaagccggacttttacaCTCTAGTCTGGGCACACCGAGGTCAATCCGCTCATGATTCAGGGCCGTTAGCTAGAGATGAAGAACGCAACGCTATACTTCTGCTCTGGTGCTTTGAAAGCTCCAAAAAAAGTTttaaggaagagagaaaaagatttttttttttttttttaaaagagccAACGTCACGTACAAATACGTACAGAGAACAGTCCAGACCAGCTGTGAGGTCAACAGCAGCCTAAGACACAAGAGGAGGACAGGCCATCTGAACGAGATGGTCTACagcagggggggaaaaaagcttttttttttgtcgtttaAAAGAGAGGAAGTCCTCTTCCACTGAGAGGCTTAGAGAAAAGGGAGgggcaggagaagaggaaaagggaggaagaggaggaagaggaggaggagagggaaagggaggaggaggaggaggaagaaagggaggcaTCGTTGGCCAGGTGTAGCGGTCCCTGGAAATGAATGCAGGTACGCTGGTCTGTCTCATTCGTCCATAAAGTCTATGGGCATGAGAGCGCACAGgtgaatgcatgtatgtgtgttgtgtatgtgggagtgtgtgtgtgtgtgtgtgtgtgtgtgtgtgcgcgccagcGTCAAATTGGAGATCACTGTCCCGCTGTCCTCTCTGCTATGTGAATCCCCACTCCATTGACCACTGCTCACTCATCATGTGGacctgggtttgtgtgtgtgtgtgtgtgtgtgtgtctatagtgtaCAAGCCCTCTTCTCCAATTGGAGATGGTGGCCCCTTTGTCCCTTCTGCTCTGTGAATGCCCACTCCACCGACACGTCGTGTTCCTggagctgaggtgtgtgtgcgtgtgtgtgtgtgtgtgtgtgtgtgtgtgtttgcatgtgcgtgcatgcatgtgtgtgtatgtgtgtctgcttgtgtttcTTATCTGACATCATTTTCTCACCAGCTGTCTTCACGCCCCCACTCTCACTTCAAcatcagagagagtgtgtgtgtgtgtgtgtgtgtgtgtgtgtgtgtgtgtgtcttatcggACCTCATTTTCtcacctgctctctccatcccccccccccccaactctcaCTCCAACATCACTctgatgtgtgcgtgcgtgtgtgtgtgtacgtatgtgtgtgtgcgtatgtgtgtgagcggcgcgtgtgtgtgtgtattatacatAAGACTCCATTTCCCTCCAGCCACACGGCTCACACGCGGCCCACACGCGGCTCACccgcggctctctctctctctctagacgtCGATGGCGACGCCGTGCTTGGTGGAGATCACGTCACTctgatgtgtgcgtgcgtgtgtgtacgtatgtgtgtgtgcgtatgtgtgtgagcgcgtgtgtgtgtgtgtgtgtattatacatAAGACTCCATTTCCCTCCGGCCACACGGCTCACACGCGGCTCACccgcggctctctctctctcagacgtcGATGGCGACGCCGTGCTTGGTGGAGATCACGTCACTCtgatgtgtgcgcgcgtgtgtgtacgtatgtgtgtgtgtgtatgtatgtgtgtgcgtgtgtgtatattatacATAAGACTCCATTTCCCTCCGGCCACACGGCTCACACGCGGCTCACACACGGCTCACACACGGCTCACACGCGGCTCACACACGGCTCACccgcggctctctctctctctctagacgtCGATGGCGACGCCGTGCTTGGTGGAGATCATGTCGCGCGTGCCGGTCAGGTACATGAGCACGGAGCAGAGGTGCGGCAGGGTGGCGGTGATGCCCACGTAGAGCCAGTGGGAGAGGGGCGCCGtgtggcccgcgggccagagCCACAGGCCGTGGCGGGTGCCGTCGCGCACGTGGTGCGACGCCAGCGCCACGAACAGCATCCAGGGCAGCGAGCACCACGAGTCCTTGAGCCGCAGCGCCACCATCAGGAGGCGCAGGGAGAAGCACAGCGCCGGGATCAGCGTGGAGCAGTGCAGCGGCGGCCGATGGGGCAGGTTCAGCGCCgcctgcgacacacacacacacacacacacacacacattaatatgctgcgcacgtacacacacacacacacacacgatcagatgccgcacatgtacacacacgatCAGATgccgcacatgtacacacattcacacacacacacacacacacacacattaatatgctgcgcatgaacacacacacacacacacacgatcagatgccgcacatgtacacacacgatCAGATgccgcacatgtacacacattcacacacacacacacacacacacacacattaatatgctgcgcacgaacacacacacacacgatcagatgccgcacatgtacacacattcacacacacacacgcacgccgcatacgtacacacacacacgttcacatgctgcacacgtacacaaatacacgcaaAGGTTCAATTTACAACTTTAACCTTCCCACATACTTACATAAAACAAAAATTATACAAATTTTTACCAACATATAGAACAAGACACCAACTTTGACTTACAGGCACCAAACACAAATCCATTCAAGAGAACAAAGAATGGATTCAATTAAACTGAATGCTTCCATTTTTATGTAGGTAGGTGAGTTTCACCTAAAAGATGAGGAGATaataatgttttatttaataatggatttatttttgttttgtttttgtttgtttaatttctaTTTCAGCCAGTGCCTTTGTGTCGCTGCTTAAAAACAGCTTCCTTTACTAGCAAGAGTCTCGTCCAGATGGCCAGTTAACGCAGCACTGTGCAGAGATCACTGAAGCCAGTgcaggctaacacacacacgcacacacacacacacacacaactcccctATCACTCCCCATATGGGCGGCCTTAACAAAGGGAGGGTAATTGCTCTGGTGTGGCTGGCGTTGGGCTGCTCTGTGCTCCTGTGGACTGATAAGTCCAGAGCGAGGAGGCTGTGGCTCTTTTGTGTGGTGAGAGGGGGGCCACCGTGAGCTGGCCGACTGGCCCATTGCTCCCCCACACAGATAAGATGCAGCGATTAGGGCCCTTTGGAGAGGGAGCTGGAGCTTTCATGGCCCTgatagagagaacaggaggaacaGAGAAccaaagagaggaaaaacactGGACAGATTAATCGGCTCCTTTCACTCTCCACACCAACTCCCCCACACATATGTGGCTTTATGGGCACGGATGGCCTGTCTGGATTacgcacaaaacaaaaaaggaaaaaacacaaaaaaaacacaacttttACAATTAATTACAAACAGTAATTAATAAGCCATTAGTTCCCATCATGAGAGGGTGGATATTCAAACACGGGCTGTAAGCAGAGTCGCTCACACTGCAGAGGATCACGCTACAGATGAAAATCTATGATACTAATCCATGATGATCTAGATATGTACAGTAAATATACTAAAACTCAATCCAATCAGGCTGAGCAATCACATTACAGATGTAAATGTACTAACCAATCACAGCCACTGGCGCTCACgctactgtacatatgtataCATACTAACCAATCACGGATGGCTTTGGGTGGAGTCATTCACACATCTCCTCAAATGAGAAGGTACTCCGTAGTTACCCTCGGCTGCATTAGTCTGCTACCATCGCGTGGAGGGAGGGACATAGTGACCTATGTTGACCTATGCCTTCAATAATAGGTACAGAGACTAGAAGTCCCTGGTGTGACTTTTGTTAGAGTTAAGCTGGGCAAGCGTCGTACATTGTTCTTTTTTATTCACATATGACTTTCACACTATACGTTTCAGTCAGACGTGATTGCTGAGTTTTACTGCAAGACATCAGACAAAAATGTCTGACATGGCAGAAATTCAATTAGATTGCACCGGAGTTGGAAAGTTGATAAGTCATTTCTTGTCATCAGGTGTTGCTAGCCTGTCAAACTACACAACAAATCAGGCAGGAATTCAGCCAAACAAAAAGGATGTCAGATCAAACTGATTCAAGGCTAAAATCCCATCAGAATCGCACAGTGATTGCTTTTGgtaaaccatacacacactctccttctctctcacacacacacacatactcacagtctcacacacaaaaaaactgtgACTGGAAGCTGTAAGTCAGCTGCTCTAAGTGCTTATTCAGCAGTTGTGTTCCTTGGAGCATAAGTAGGCGTGAAGTTCACTGTTTCTTTTTAATTAGCCCATCAAGGACAAGGTGTGGTTTGCCTAATGAAATGAAAAGCTGCAAAAGTCTTGAATGTACTCGTTCACTTCTAAAACAAATATGTGTAACCTTCAAGTAAAGCTTTTAACACAGCCTAAGCATTTCTGTAGGCAACTCATCATGCCAGAGCCTACCGACACATAAGGTGcatctcatgtaaagtttatacgtcatccctcgctcctcgatcctcactgatctacataaagaatgatggggcggcaacaacgatagtctatcccttggtctatctttctttatgtagatcagtgaggatcgaggcccgaggagcgagggaggacgtataaactttacgtGAGAGGCACCCCCAGCCTAACCATCACAGCGAGCTCCAGAATATGAGACCCAAAGGAATATACTTACATTGGTCTGTCTATCAAAGCAGATCTACAATTTCAGAGAGTGCATCAATAAAAGTAAAAACTGTGCCCTACTGAAATATGGTCATAATGTTATTCGTGGTAGTCAAGTCACCTAGCGAGAATTGTCATGTTGCTCCCAGTGTTTCGGTCGTGATTGGAATACTGCCTTAAAAGAGCCAATGGCAAAATTTGAATCAGGCATGTTTTACTTTTTATGTCATTGCAATCTCTAACCACCAAAGCTCCTCTGTGTTTTGATATACAATAATTGGCTTTGAATTTGGCTgatacttttatccaaagcgacttacatttGTCAATTATTACAAGCACAGCGCAACCCAGGGTTAAGtggcttgctcaagggcacaatggtggcagcCAGGAAATTGAATCCACAACTTGTCTGGCTACTgaatgctagcccagctcattACTCTAAATTTGAATCAGGTTTATAAATTTTATATTAGTGCAGTGTTCCCAGACTTTTTTATGACCATAAGCTCCTCTGCGCTCTGATATACAGTAATTGGCTTCGGATGCAATGTGATTTATCCACTGCTGCTACTCACGACTTTTCTGGCTAGTGGCTACTACATGCTGTTAGCCCAAATAGCTACCACTGGGCTTGGGCACCAGGAACTCACTTGAGTGAGCGGGACAATGAATCAGGTATGGTTTTGCTTAATGGATGCAGTCTGCGACCTTTTtgtcaaatgtgtgtgagtgtgtgtgtgtgtgtgtgtgtgtgtgtgtgtgtgtgaatttaataCAAACTAGTGTGAGTATAAATACTGAGAAGTAGGCCAGGAAGTTAGCTAGATATAGAACAGGCGAAGAGGGCAAAAATGTGTGAAATTATATACAGCATATTGCTTTAAAATGTAATGCAAATTGCTGCCCCAGGTCACCAGGGACTCACTTTGAGTGACAGCGATCCGGCCAGGTAGAAGTGGTCCAGGTCGATGACTGAGGCCAGGAACCCGGCCAGAGCCACCTCGTAGAAGTCGCTCTTCTTCCGCAGGCCGATGACGATGGCCCAGGACCAGAGTCCGATGATGCCGTGGACGCCGTTGTCCAGCAGCGCGCGCAGCCAGACGTGCTGCAGCACGAACGGCGTCTGGAGCAGGTGGTCGGCGAGCGGGCAGAAGAGTCCGAGCCCCGCGCTGGCCAGCAGCGACGCCGTGCTGAACGTCTGCAGCAGCGCCTGGGCCTTCTCCGTCTCCACCGCCAGGCTCAGCGCCGGCACCGCCAGGCCGtgagacgacgacgacgacgacgacccgTCCAGCTTGGAGTGAAAGCCCCGCATGGCTTAACCTCACACCACCGCGACCACGGAGGGGGTCAGCACTGCGCTATGTGgctgagagaagagaaaaagacaaacaaaaaaaaagacacataggatcaaacaaacaaagtgtaGTTTGTATTCTCACCAATGGTCAGCACTGCGCTATGTGGCtaagagaagacaaaaaaaaagacacatacagtaggatcaaacaaacaaagtgtaGTTTGTATTCTCACCATGGTTAGCACTGCGCTATGTGGCTAAgataagacaaacaaaaaaaagacacagaaagagacaaaagGCTTTGTGAGAAAACAACTACGGTTAATTTATAGTTTACGCTTTAACCTCTACCATGGTCAGTAGTACGTGTACCTTTACCATGGTCAGTATATGGTATATGgcaaaggaaaaaaaggaaaaaaggggaaaaatatCAAAAGATATGAAAGACCACTATAGTTTGATTATGGCATGACCTAACCCTCTTTGACAGAtatttgcttttgttattttacACTAGGCAAAATAGTATTGTGACTGCCAGCTCAAATAAAAATCACCCACTGACTTAAACCCCATGAGGCataaaacaacctctggggaaACAGACATAGCCAACAGATCAGCCGATAGTGTCAAATGCCTTTGAAAAGACACAACCGCTTCACAGATGATTGGATACTGCCAATCAATGCAGCCAGCCTCAACTGCATATTGCGTGCTTCGCTTTTGCTGTGgagagaggcctgtgtgtgtcttctcgtCGACTCTGACAAAAGCTGACAAATAAAAAGAGGGAGCTCAAAAAATAACCCAGCAGTCTGCTCGCTTGAACCCCTCCGCCCACAACAGCGGCGGCTCACGTGGGCAGTTGTGGCGGAGGTGGAGGAAACTGTGTCAACCATCAATGGGCTCGCTGACTCTGTGGATCACAACAGTGGTGAGTGAGTCAGACACAAACTGACGGGGGCCCcgtgagaagagaagaaaagagaagagaagagagcagcgtcacacacagaagggaaagagaaaaatagCCCAGAGTCCAGAAACAGGAGGCTGGACACTCACCCAGGGGAGGCCAACCCCCACTTACAGTCCACACAAGCCCAAGCTGTGCAAGAATTAGTACATtaaatgtgtgcatctgtgtgtgtgtgtgtgtgtgtgtgtgtgtgtgtgtgtgtgtgtgtgtgtcaatgcaaTACAAAGTAGTGTGTATATTAATATtgggaagtaggcctacatcaggaAGTTGGCTAGATATATCcataaaacagaaagagagcaaaTACGGTTAATATCTAACACTAATTCTCTTCTGACACTCAATCATCAGTTAGGTAAGTAAATGTTGCATCCTATTAAGATTACACGGCAGTACTTTCACATAGGTCATCACAGCCTTCCTAACCAAAACAGCAGCGTTGTCAACGATTGACTTTTGTCCGACTCGTGTTTAGAATCTGTATGCATATTCTACACATTTACAACGTCTGGAAaacgacgacacacacacaagatggccCATTATTATTCAACACCACTAACAAATCACcaataaaaatatatactgAACTATTCCTAGCTCGAAAATATGCAGGCATCTCTGAGCTATACGTTTTAAGTGTGGTATTAATGCCGCTGTGCATAGTTAACGTTTGTGTCTTTATCAACCTGACATAAATTAAAATATGATGGGCGTCTTGGTAAGCTATGACATCTTAGCAAGCTAACGCTAGCCTAAATTGGTTGCATATCTTTGAAACGACTACGGTTTTAGCCACCTAGCCTtgacattgcattgcattttcaGACTTACAGCAGGAAGGACACATATAATATGTCAACAACTCGGGGTTGAAGACAACGCAGACCCATTTCAAACATATTTCCACTCACCACATTGTGTAGCTTATTCTTGTACTGTGTTCAAGTCCGCTCCCCGTGTATGTTTGCT includes:
- the tmem267 gene encoding transmembrane protein 267 translates to MRGFHSKLDGSSSSSSSHGLAVPALSLAVETEKAQALLQTFSTASLLASAGLGLFCPLADHLLQTPFVLQHVWLRALLDNGVHGIIGLWSWAIVIGLRKKSDFYEVALAGFLASVIDLDHFYLAGSLSLKAALNLPHRPPLHCSTLIPALCFSLRLLMVALRLKDSWCSLPWMLFVALASHHVRDGTRHGLWLWPAGHTAPLSHWLYVGITATLPHLCSVLMYLTGTRDMISTKHGVAIDV